The window GACAGGTCGGTCCCGTCGAACGCGGCGAGGTAGGTCATATCGGGCCTATCGACGGGAGGATTAATATTACCCGGTTACAGCGAGAAATCGTCCGTTCCGTCGCGGGCGACCAGCCAGTAGACCGGCAGCGCGACGGCCAGTCCGAAGGCCACGAGTGCGGCGAAACTGCCGAGGGTCCGAGAGCCCGTTACCGCCGTCGTCGCGACGAGGACGCCGACGAGGACCAGCACGCTGAGGCCGATACCGACACAGACAGCGAGCGTATAGAGGAGCACGCGGAGGATACGCCGAGCGACCGCCAGCGTTCGGTCGACGGGAAACGGGTCGCTTCGGGCCATCTGAATCGGGATACAGCAGGGCAACCGGCCCCGACCGTCATAATCCTTACTGCAGGACGGCGCCGCGACGGGCTACCACGTTTCGATGCGACCCTCACGGATGTCCTCGACGCAACCGCGGCAGTCCTGATGCTCGGGGTCGAAACAGGCCGGTCGGGCCTCCGAATCGAGCGAAACCGCCCGTTTCTCGGCGTGGCGGCGGCAGACGATTTTCGCGCGGCCCTCCTCGTCGGTCGGGAGGTCGGCGAGCGTCGACGTTTTCGCGTCGCTGTAGGCCTTTCTGGCCTCCGCGTACTGCTGGCCCGCCGAGCGGAGTTTCGTCCGCAGGAGCCGTTCGAGGCGACGACGGTTGCTCACGGACGCCGTTTGGAACGCGGGCCACAAAGAGCCGTCGGCAGCACACGAGCGGCCACGGATACCCGAGAACGGCACCGGACGCCCTCCTTCCGTCGGTTTTCACTTTCACCGCGCTACCGACGACTTTTATACCATCAAGCACCAACCGGCGTACGTCTCCCATTGAAAACACGCGGAGACGGACACACCATGACAGACCTGCGACAGCACGCGGACGAGATACACGAACAGTTCTCCGACTCGCTCGATGTGAGCGTCGACGAAATCGAAGACCGCCTCGAGACGCTCGTCTCCGAATACCGCGTCCCCATCGAGGAAGCGCGGCGGAGCGTGGTTTCGACGTACCTCGATGAGGCCGACATGGACCGCGAGGAGTTGGCCGGCGGCGGCAGCGAAGCCGCGAACGTCGAGGATATCGACGCCCCCGAAGAGTGGCTCGACCTCACCGTCAAGGTGGTCGACCTCTGGGAGCCCCGCGCGGACTCCATCGCACAGGTCGGCCTCGTCGGCGACGAGACCGGGCGCATCAAGTTCACCAAGTGGGCCAAAAGCGACCTTCCCGAACTCGAAGAGGGGACGGTCTACCGCCTCGGCAACCTCGTCACCGACGAGTACGAGGGCAGTTTCTCGGTGAAACTCAACTCCACGACCACCATCGAGGAGGTCGACGAGGATATCGAAGTCGGCGACAACGCCGACGAAGTCGAGGGCGCACTGGTCGACATCCAGTCCGGTTCGGGGCTCATCAAGCGCTGTCCCGAGGACGGCTGTACCCGAGTCCTCCAGAACGGTCGCTGTTCGGAACACGGCGACGTCGAAGGCGAGTTCGACCTGCGCATCAAGGGCGTCATCGACGACGGCGAGGCCGTCCACGAGGTCATCTTCAATCAGGAAGCCACCGAGGAGTTGACCGGCATCACCCTCGACGAGGCTCAGGAGATGGCGATGGACGCCCTCGACACCGAAGTCGTCGTCGAGGAGATGGGCGAAACCGTCCTCGGCCGCTACTACCGCGTTCGCGGCCCGACGATGGGCCGGTACGTGCTGGCCGACGACATCGAGACGCTGGGCGCACCGGACGATGCCGAAAGCGTGCTGATCAAAGCGAGGTCCCTGTAATGAGTGAATCCGCACCCACCCGCGAGGTCGCCCGACGCGCCTTCGCGGCCGAGTTCAACGACGCAACGTACACGTTCAAGGAATCCGACGACGAGCGCGCGCCCGTCTACTCGCTGCTCCCCACCGGCGAGCGGGCCAACCGCGTCTTCGTCGTCGGGACGCTCACCGAGACGGAGGACGTCGGCGAGGACTCCGAGTACTGGCGTGGCCGCATCGTCGACCCGACGGGCACGTTCTTCGCCTACGCCGGCCAGTACCAGCCCGAGGCCACCTCGGTGCTCCGGGACGCCGAAACGCCGGCCTACGTGGCCGTTGTCGGCAAACCCCGCACCTACGAGACCGACGAGGGCGACGTGAACGTCTCCCTGCGGCCGGAATCCATCACCGTCGTCGACGCCGGCACCCGTGACCGCTGGGTCGTCGAGACGGCCGAACGCACCCTCGACCGTATCGAGACGTTCGACACCGCCGACGAGTACGACGCGATGTCCGAAACCCAGTACGAGGTCGACCTCGGTATCTACCGCGACCAGGTCGTCAAGGCGCTGGAAGACCTCGAAGACGAGGCCGAAGTCGCCGCCGAAGCGTAACCCCACACGCTCTTTCCCCTTTTCGCGTCGCCGACCTGCCGAGGGACGACTATCCTAAGTTAATCCGAGGAACTGCATCAGCGCGAACAGCAGGTCGCCGAACGTGAAGGCCAGCAGCAGGCCGACGAACATCGGGACGATGAACGGAATCCCGGGCGTAATCCAGACCTGCTCGCGGTCAGGGGCGGTGAGCGTCTCCAGCCCCTCCCGCAGCATCTCGGGGGTCGTCCCGTAGGCGTCGTGTTCCGACAGGAATCGTTCGACGCCCCACTCGTCGAGCGGCCGGACGGCGGGTCTCGGGGCATCGGTCGCTTCGTCCCTCGCGACACCGCCGTCGGTCAGCGCGCGCTCGTCCTCGACGATAGAGCCGTCCCCGGGGTCGTTGCGCTCGGTCGGCAGCGGATGGCGATAGCGGTCGGGGGTTTCGCGAATCTCGGCGAAGGAAACACCGCGCCAGCGCAGATACATCCGGAGGGCGTCGATATCGAGGCCGCGACGGGTGAAGCCCTCGGGGGACTCCAGCAGGCGGCCGTACTCCGAGAGGACGTCCTCGACGGCGACGGGCCGGCCGATGAACATGGCCGGCGTGGGTTCCCCGTTCGGGAGGTTTCGGACCGCCAGTGCGATGGGATAGAAGAGGCCGACCAGCACCGTGTTCGACAGTACCGTCAGCGAGAAGACGCCCAGCGGGGCCCCGTAGGCGGGGTAGGCGCCGCTTGCGAGATAGAAGGTCGGATAGACGGGGACCAGTACCGCCAGCGTGATGACGGCCTTGGCGTCGGCGCCGCCGAAGCCACCGAGTCGCCAGAAGACGTAGCCGAGCGGCGCCACGAGGCCGAGCGAGAGGCCGACCTGTATCGCGAAGAGTTGCTGTCGGTAGGGCGAGAGCTCGGTGACGAGCCACGCGTCCCAGACGAGGGCGATGATGCCGACGACCAAAAGCGGCGCCCACGTCCGGTTCGGGACCCGCCGCGTCTCGAGGTCGCGGTAGGCCGCCCACGCGAAGACCGGCACCGCGAGCAACCGGAGGAGGTCGGGGACGGTCGCGAGACCGAAGACGAGCGACGACACACCCCGTCTTGCGTCGAGCGGGTATATAAACGCCCGGCTTCAGCAAGCGAGCATCGATGGTGGACGTTCGTCCACCAGCCTGGAGATACCGCCGGAGAAGGAAGGTATATCCCCGGTGGTTCGGTACCTACTCGTACACATGCCGTACCGGGATTACGAGACGCTCGATATCGAGCGGGTCGCGCTGGTCCCCATCGACGTCCAGCAGGGGTTCGACGACGAACGGTGGGGCGACCGAAACAACCCCGACGCCGAGCGGCATATCGGGGAACTCCTCACTGCCTTCCGCGAGGCCGACCTCCCGGTGGTTCACGTCAAACACGACTCCACGGAACGGGGGTCGCCGCTGCGGCCCGACCGCCCCGGGAACGTATTTAAACCCGAGGCCGAACCGACCGAGGACGAACCCGTCATCTCGAAGGAGGTAAACAGCGCCTTCATCGGGACGGACCTGGAGACGCGCCTCCGGGAGGCGGGCGTCCGGCGGCCCGTCTTCGTCGGCTTCACGACCGACCACTGTGTCTCGACGACGACGCGAATGGCCGAAAACCTCGGCTTCGAGCCGTTCGTCGTCGGCGACGCGTGTGTCACCCACGACCGGGAACTGAACGGCACGCGCTATGCGGCCGAGCAGAACCACCGCCTGTCGCTGGCACAGCTTTCGGGTGAGTTCGCCGAAATCGTCGAGACGGCGACGCTTCTCGCAGCACTGGAAGCACGATAGCCGGTCGCACGGCTACTCGGGAAAAACAGCAAAGGACGGCGAGAAGATGCCGAATTAGATGACGCGGTTCTGCAGGTAGTCGAGGTGCTTGGCGTTGTAGACAATTTTGACCGTGTCGGCGGCGGGGCTGCCGATACAGGTCAGACGGACGCCCTTCTCCTCGACTTCCTCGTCCGAGAGGATCTGCTGCATGTCCATCTCGATTTCGCCCTCTTTGATGATGGCGGCGCAGTTCGCACAGGCACCAGCACGGCACGAGAAGGGCCAGTCGTAGCCCTGTGCTTCGGCCGCTTCGAGGATGTACTCGCCTTCGGCGACGTCGAGGGTACCGTAGTCCTCGCCGTCGAGGCCGGCGTCCGCCGCTTCCTCGAAGAGACCGTCGTCGTCAATGTCCCAGCCGTGGTCGTCCAGTACTTCGTAGTTAAGGTATTCTACCGTGGGCATCAACACGTGAGTTCACACCCCTATGTGTTGAAGGTTGCTGTTACGGCCGGCGTTTCGACCCTATACGAACGATTGTTCACTTTTTATCGTTGACGGCGGGGGCGTCTGTCGAACGTCGGCGAAGAACGGGACAAACGGCAGAGAGACCATCAGGCGCCCGAACCGATGGCAAAGCGGGCTCAGAAGGGGAAAAATCGGAAGACGAGGAACGCGCCGGCGGTCGCCAGCGTCGGCACGAAGTTCTGCATCAGAATGACCCGGCCAGTCGTTTCGGGGTCGAAGAGGTCCGAGGCCGCAGGGATGTCGTCGGGCTCCTCCTCGCCGATTGGCGGCGCGTTCTCGCCGCGTTTCTCGGTGTCGCCGACGGTCGCACCTTCGTCGGCCGCCAGCGCGCCGACCGAGACGTTCGCACCCTCGCCGCGGACCGCATCGCGGGCCGTCGTCGTCCGGGTCGCACGACCCCAACCGAGGCCGATAATGCTCATCGTCGCGATGATGACGAAACTCGCGGGAATGCCGATGGCCGCGAGGGCCGCTGTGGCCGTCGAGGAGACGACGGCGACGATGATAGCCGCCGTCAACGGGAGTTGAGTCAGGTCGCTACCCATCGTGTCCAGCGTCTTCCGGGCGATGGTAAAGGCGCCGACGCCGACAGCCACCACCGCGAGGATGATGGCGGCGTTCATCGAGAGTTCGCCGCTGCCGACAAGCGGTGCGACGGCGTTGGCGGCGTTGGAGGCGCCCGCTGAAAACGCCATCAGACAGCCGATGGAGATGACGACGATTGCACCGAACATCTCCCGGCGGGTCGCGTCACCGGAGAAGGGGCTGCCGTCGGATTCGGGGATGGCGATCCACTCGTTGAGTACGGGATAGAAATATCGGCCGATGACGCCGCAAATCCAGAAGGTGATGATAGGGGAGACGATCCACCACGAGACGATGCGGCCCATCACGCCCCAGTTGAGCGACCCCGTCGCCAGTCCGAGGCCCGCGATAGAGCCGACGGCGGTCATCGACGTCGAGGCGGGAACGCCGAAGGAATTGGAGATGAAGAGCGCGAAGCCGATGAAAAACAGGACGATGATGCTCGCTTCGAGCGTAAAGAGCGCGCTCGGGACGATTCGGCCACCGAGCGTTTCGATGACCTCTCGCCCGATGGTCCAGCCACCGATGAAGAAAAAGACCGTCATGAGCCCGGCCGCGAGGAGTTTCGAAAGGACGCCGGCGCCGACGGCGGGGCCGAAGGCCGGCGCCGTCGAGGAGCCGCCGATGTTGTATCCGACGAAAGCGGCGACCGCGAGACCGACAACGAGGAGAAGTTCCACCATATAAGTCGAAAACGATGGGACGGCAGATAAGCGCCCTGCTTGCGACTAACGGGTAGGCTTTTGATGCGGCGGTGCCCCGACTCGAATATGTTCTCGGAGTTCGAGGTGGTTCCGGCCGTCGACATGCAGGACGGACAGGTCGTCCAGCTGGTCGGCGGCGAGCGCGGCACGGGCAAAGAGTACGGCGACCCCGTCGAGGCGGCCGAACGCTGGGTCGACGCGGGCGCCGAGACGCTGCATCTGGTCGACCTCGACGGCGCTTTCGAGGGCGAACGGGGGAACGCTCCCGCCGTCGAGGCGATTCTGGACGCCGTCGACACCGACGTCCAGTTGGGCGGCGGCATCCGGACCACAGAGGACGCGACGGGCCTGCTGGAGTTGGGCGTCGACCGCGTCATCCTCGGGACCGCGGCGGTCGAAAACCCCGATATCGTCGCCGACATCAGTGAGGAGTATCCGGGCACGGTGATGGTCAGCCTCGACGCCAAGGGCGGCGAAGTCGTCGTTTCCGGCTGGACCGAGGGCACGGGGCTGGACCCCGCCGAAGCCGCCGCGCGCTACGAGGAACTGGGCGCGGGCGCGATTCTGTTTACCGACGTGGACGTCGAGGGGCAACTGGAGGGCATCCGTCGCGAACCCGTCGAGCGCGTGGTCGACGCGGTCGATATTCCGGTCGTCGCCAGCGGCGGCGTCGCGACGCTGGCGGACGTGCGGGCGCTGAAGGAAGTGGGCGCCGCTGCCGTCGTCGTCGGGACCGCCCTCTACGAGGGCCGCTTTACGCTCGAAGAAGCGATGGCGGTGTAGGCGCCGCTACGTCACCAGCGCGTGAAGCCGCCAGTAGACGGCCGCCACTCGCGCCAGGAGGCCGGCCCTGGTGGTCGGCGGCAACGCGGGCTTGATTGGGTCCGTAAGGGCTGCCGCGACGGGCAGCAGGTTGCGGGCGCTCATCGCCACTCCTCCTTCAGGACGGTGACACAAAACGTTCAGTCAGACGGCCGTCACGCGGTCGTCGGACCGCTTATACCGCTTTTTCGAGGGCCTCGCTGACGTTCGGGTAACGGTCGGCGACCCAGTCCCGAAACAGGACGAAGGCGACGACCGACGCGAGCGCGAAGACGACACCGCCGACCGGGCCCAGTCGCTTGGCACTCAGTTTCCAGGCTGACCACGCGAGGCCGAGCAGTTCGAGCATGATTTCGACATCGGCCGCGTGACATAAAAATAGGCGGCCCAATCGGCGAGGTAGGGACCGTGTAAACCAGCGACAGTAATCGTCAACACTCATTACGGGCCCGGCCCACAGACGGAGTATGTCTTTCGAGGAAATGGACGTCGACACTATCTGGCAGGACGGTGAGTTCGTCGACTGGGACGACGCACAGACCCACATCCTGACGCATTCGCTGCATTACGGGACGGCCGTCTTCGAGGGCGCCCGCTGTTACGATACGGTCAGCGGCCCCGCGCTCTTCCGGTG of the Natronomonas halophila genome contains:
- a CDS encoding cysteine hydrolase family protein; the protein is MPYRDYETLDIERVALVPIDVQQGFDDERWGDRNNPDAERHIGELLTAFREADLPVVHVKHDSTERGSPLRPDRPGNVFKPEAEPTEDEPVISKEVNSAFIGTDLETRLREAGVRRPVFVGFTTDHCVSTTTRMAENLGFEPFVVGDACVTHDRELNGTRYAAEQNHRLSLAQLSGEFAEIVETATLLAALEAR
- a CDS encoding replication factor A (Replication protein A protects and stabilize the intermediate ssDNA that is generated by the unwinding action of a DNA helicase at the replication fork. In addition, SSBs prevent the formation of secondary structures by single-stranded template DNA.); protein product: MTDLRQHADEIHEQFSDSLDVSVDEIEDRLETLVSEYRVPIEEARRSVVSTYLDEADMDREELAGGGSEAANVEDIDAPEEWLDLTVKVVDLWEPRADSIAQVGLVGDETGRIKFTKWAKSDLPELEEGTVYRLGNLVTDEYEGSFSVKLNSTTTIEEVDEDIEVGDNADEVEGALVDIQSGSGLIKRCPEDGCTRVLQNGRCSEHGDVEGEFDLRIKGVIDDGEAVHEVIFNQEATEELTGITLDEAQEMAMDALDTEVVVEEMGETVLGRYYRVRGPTMGRYVLADDIETLGAPDDAESVLIKARSL
- a CDS encoding DUF7091 family protein, giving the protein MSNRRRLERLLRTKLRSAGQQYAEARKAYSDAKTSTLADLPTDEEGRAKIVCRRHAEKRAVSLDSEARPACFDPEHQDCRGCVEDIREGRIETW
- the fer gene encoding ferredoxin Fer; translated protein: MPTVEYLNYEVLDDHGWDIDDDGLFEEAADAGLDGEDYGTLDVAEGEYILEAAEAQGYDWPFSCRAGACANCAAIIKEGEIEMDMQQILSDEEVEEKGVRLTCIGSPAADTVKIVYNAKHLDYLQNRVI
- a CDS encoding RPA family protein, with amino-acid sequence MSESAPTREVARRAFAAEFNDATYTFKESDDERAPVYSLLPTGERANRVFVVGTLTETEDVGEDSEYWRGRIVDPTGTFFAYAGQYQPEATSVLRDAETPAYVAVVGKPRTYETDEGDVNVSLRPESITVVDAGTRDRWVVETAERTLDRIETFDTADEYDAMSETQYEVDLGIYRDQVVKALEDLEDEAEVAAEA
- a CDS encoding inorganic phosphate transporter, with protein sequence MVELLLVVGLAVAAFVGYNIGGSSTAPAFGPAVGAGVLSKLLAAGLMTVFFFIGGWTIGREVIETLGGRIVPSALFTLEASIIVLFFIGFALFISNSFGVPASTSMTAVGSIAGLGLATGSLNWGVMGRIVSWWIVSPIITFWICGVIGRYFYPVLNEWIAIPESDGSPFSGDATRREMFGAIVVISIGCLMAFSAGASNAANAVAPLVGSGELSMNAAIILAVVAVGVGAFTIARKTLDTMGSDLTQLPLTAAIIVAVVSSTATAALAAIGIPASFVIIATMSIIGLGWGRATRTTTARDAVRGEGANVSVGALAADEGATVGDTEKRGENAPPIGEEEPDDIPAASDLFDPETTGRVILMQNFVPTLATAGAFLVFRFFPF
- the hisA gene encoding 1-(5-phosphoribosyl)-5-[(5-phosphoribosylamino)methylideneamino]imidazole-4-carboxamide isomerase, giving the protein MFSEFEVVPAVDMQDGQVVQLVGGERGTGKEYGDPVEAAERWVDAGAETLHLVDLDGAFEGERGNAPAVEAILDAVDTDVQLGGGIRTTEDATGLLELGVDRVILGTAAVENPDIVADISEEYPGTVMVSLDAKGGEVVVSGWTEGTGLDPAEAAARYEELGAGAILFTDVDVEGQLEGIRREPVERVVDAVDIPVVASGGVATLADVRALKEVGAAAVVVGTALYEGRFTLEEAMAV
- a CDS encoding A24 family peptidase; its protein translation is MSSLVFGLATVPDLLRLLAVPVFAWAAYRDLETRRVPNRTWAPLLVVGIIALVWDAWLVTELSPYRQQLFAIQVGLSLGLVAPLGYVFWRLGGFGGADAKAVITLAVLVPVYPTFYLASGAYPAYGAPLGVFSLTVLSNTVLVGLFYPIALAVRNLPNGEPTPAMFIGRPVAVEDVLSEYGRLLESPEGFTRRGLDIDALRMYLRWRGVSFAEIRETPDRYRHPLPTERNDPGDGSIVEDERALTDGGVARDEATDAPRPAVRPLDEWGVERFLSEHDAYGTTPEMLREGLETLTAPDREQVWITPGIPFIVPMFVGLLLAFTFGDLLFALMQFLGLT